The genomic interval TGTAATGtaagattaaattaaataatttgttaattatattccaagattttctgagataattTCTCTAGATTAGATGCCTAAAAGTTTTGCAGACTTTTCTAACCTTTGACTACCCTTTTGTTTGTAATTGTGAATAAGATTGTAAGAGAAAACGGCTGTGTAATGCTAAACTACACCTCAATTTATTTtccccatctctttctctctctctctctctctctctctctctctctgtgtgtgtgtgtgtgtgtgtgtgtgtgtgtgtgtgtgtgtgtgtgtgtgtgtgtgcatgagtgcaGTGTAAGCTGGAGCAGCAGGCGTGTATGAGTGGCAAAGAGTTGAGTGTAAAGTGTGCAGGACCATGTCCATGTATTAGTGAGGCTGTACCGAAACCTGAGACGGAGATGGTACCTGCTCCTAAACCAGGTGAGCGACTCACACACAGTGTTACACTAGTAATGTAATATATAGTACAGACCAAAACTTCAATCTGACTACAGACAGAAAACTACCTGGGATCAAGTCAGTGTTCTCTAGAGGATATGATTTAATATAATTGTAATGGTCATGAGGTTTTATGTTCTGAACTTTCTAAAGCCATCATCCAGCCTTAGGACTTTGGATAAACACAAACGTTATGCTTCAAATGTACTCCCATCTTGCCTGCCTCAGTCGATCATTCCTCAGTTCATTTattcttttcctcctgcagtgcTATTTGTACATGTCCTGAAGTTATTTGTTGGGCACATCACTTTATAACATAAATCTTGTAATTTAACACTCAGAGACATAGAATCGTCTCAGTTTGTGGAAAAACATCAAAGCAGAAGAACTGCTGACTCTGTAATGAAAGCAATGAAAACTCATTATTGTGGGAGAGCAGACTATGAATCCTTAAATCAGTATCTTATAATCATACATGTTACTCAGTATAATCATCATATTAGCCAGTCTAATCATCAGTGCTTTATATTAAATGTGTTAATTGTGGTCCAGCTGAGTCCTTGAATGGTTCAATAGACTTTCAGCTCTTTAAGTACACTTCCTGTTTTCACATCTTTTGTAGCCTGAGTGGCATCTCTGTCTCAGATTAAAGTTTACTGCCACAGTCAACACTTCCTGCTTTTTTACTGGCTCATTATGAGAACAGTTGTAAAAGGTCCTGTTTCACCTGTTGCTCCATATCAGAAAAGTCACACATATAAAACGGATGAAATGAGGAGGGCAGCTCAGGGGTCAGTCTTCACTTGCTCTGACTCATTGCAACCACGAAACTACATAGTAAGTGATACGCTGATGTACTGTTCAGTGCATACTGTTCTTTTTTCACCTCAGTGACCCGTCCATGCCGAATGGCCCTTAGATCAATACTGGCCCATTGCAGATATCAGCTTGTCACTGTGTTAGCTGTATGTGCTGGTCATCTAAGCCATCTGCCTCAGTGAATTATGTGCCTAATCTTTTATAATAAACAACTGTTATTTAGCCTGCACATTCTCTTAAatgttcactttatttatttatttttttatttaaaaatttaaaagcatAATGTGGAGAGTTTAACTGAATATATTTCTGCTTGGTATAAGAAACACTGAATCAAATTCATTATGTTAATCTCTTTCCATAGCATTTGGTACATGTTACAGTGCTATTTTACTGCTGAATTGTATCTTGTCCTAATTATGTAGAAATATCAGAATAAAGAAATACATTGACATGTAATGTGTATCATGttatatttcctattattttaACCTACAATTTTGACTGATCTGTATATCTGTCATAACTATCTGTAGCATGACTTTAACATTAGTGTTTTagtaaataatgtaatttaattaaataactaTCTTAACATCTAAAGTGGAAGTAAAGCATAAAATGGAGTTGCATTAATTCATGCCACCATTTCTCTTATTGAAGCTACTGACTTTGTTTCATGTGgattttttacacacacacccaatcacacacCCTCCTCTATCTTGCTTTATCTTTATAGAAAGCTGTACAGGTCAGGACTTGGCTGATTTGGGGGACAGGCTCAGGGACTGGTTCCAGCTTCTTCATGGCAATGCTAAAATGAATAATTCTGGAAGACAGGGTTCAGAAACAGCATCGGGTAAGTATAAAACATACTTTCTACCACACAATATCTGCATGTTACTGCTCACACACCTCTACATGTCCTTCTTTTCCTCCTGTAGTGTTTGAGAGGAACTTAGTGGCTGGCTGTAAAGACTCAATTGGCTGGATGTTCTCTAAACTGGACACCAGTAATGATTTATACCTGGATCACTCAGAACTGTCCGCTATAAACCTGGAGAAGTATGAGGTTTGCATTAGACCCTTCTTCAACTCCTGTGACTCTTACCGAGATGGCAAAGTCTCCACGGCTGAGTGGTGTCTCTGCTTTTGGAGGGAGAGTGAGTTTCTTCAGTTTCTCTTCTGCGACTGATTTCACTAATCCCTGTTTAGCATccctatttttttcttttcatgtaATGATTACTAATAATAGAATTGTACATAAACTTAGCACAACatgtaaggaaatttgtgtttgataGATTGTTTCTTTGTTATAACAATGATTCTTGGCAACAAATATTATatcgttggaaagcctgttaatttccctttaaaATGGCACCAGATTTGTATGGAACATggatttgtgggatgagcaatagagctgagtatgtgggttgcgcccatgaaaaatttgccaaaccCTTTCTGCCattgccaaacagcttattccgCTGTTGCTATTGACACTTGTTTTGAGCTTCTGGTACCCCCAGGCACTTGATTGGCAGCACCTGTGAACATGGGCCCTGCTAGTGTTCAGTAGGTGTCAGCATGCCACGTTTGACTGATCTGGATAGGGCCCGTGCGATAGGGCAACTACAAACTGGTTCAAACCGCAAAACCAAGTTACGACATTATTTGGAGTGAGCCCTAGTCTCCAAATTTAAGGCCAAGTTCCATATAACAGGGGATGTCAGAGACAGGTCGCGAAGAGGGCGTCCCAAGCAGACGACACCCCAAAAAGATTGTTACAGCACTTAGGTACCGTAGGCTGTCTTCTACAGATTTGCAGTCAAGGTTTGCAGGATGATATGGCTGACGGCTCTCTGCCAAGACAATCGGGAACAGACTGCACACAGCCAATCTCTGGTCTTCTCGTGCTGCCAGGAGGCCTGCCATGACTGCCCTTCACCGTCAGGCCCGTTTGCTCTGGTGTTAGCTACACGTGCACTGGAAACTGAACATGTAGAGGAAAGTTATGTTCAGCGATGtggcaaccagtggcaatcccatatctccacagtctagGACTGAACTCTGTCCTCCAAGCTGACAACGcacacccccacagagcagggctAATCAGacactacctccagaatttgggagtggaggggatggaatggcctgccagcagtcctgacctcaaccccattgaacacttgtggggtCAGCTTGGGTGTGCTGTTAGTGCTagaggcaaggcaagtttatttatacagcacCTTTCACACAAAAGCAAAAGTGCTTAGAGTTACCAACACAACCATGTTGGCTGACTTGcaacaaatgctggttgaagaatgggatgccatcccacagcagtatGTGACCAGGCTGTTGACCAGCATGAGTAagaggtgccaggctgttgaGGCTGTGAATGGTttttccacacgctactgaggctcctgtctgttaattaataaattgttaaattgccaatatgtcttgtttcttcaaacttcaatcaccCAGTCCACCAAACACTACTGGCAGAGAGAAAGGGTATAAGGTTTGTTGCCAAGAAGTTAGAATTATTTGTgaatttcattctttttttgtcATTAATTGATACAACATCAAATCATGACATTTGTGACAAGAGTTATTTGTATACAAAATGTCAGCTTGTCATGTCAACTCATGACAGCACAGGACAGCTTTCCTGGCATATAACATGCTATATCgatgtaatataaatataaagctgTGCATAGTGTGTagattttcattaaaatatttgttaCCATGCTAGGGTTATAtagatttttctgttttttaaatatatatatattcttagtAGAAGGATTTTCAGTATGTAATTTTTGACTTTCAGAACCTCCCTGTTTGGCTGAGATTGAAAGGATCCAAGTGCAGGAGGCATCCAAGAAGAAACCAGGTACAATGTCATTTAAAtcttgtttggttttgtgtttgtgtgtattgtgtaaatGTGCAGTTCCTGCTTTAAAGCAACAGGTGGCACTGTTATTGGTTGATTATGCAGATTTTAGACCCAGGGATTAACTACTAATTAGACAGGGATTACAAgttggagagagagtgagagagaaagcaaaaaagagagagaaacacgcACGGAAGTAGGGGATAGGGAACTCGACAACTCTTAATTTAACATTTGCCATAGgcatttctctgtgtgtgtgtgtgtgtgtgtgtgtgtatgttacaagtgtgtgtatgtattgaCAGTGTATAGCAGATTCACACCTAGCACACTGATGCTTCAGTTCTCCTTGTAAAAACTGAGACATAGTGAGAGTGGGATTACCTGTCAAACTAGTTACTTTCTTTGCCTCCCTCTATATTTTCCCCTCAGTGTGTGCATCTCCCTGTTTCTTtttccttcagtctctcctgctTCTTCCTCTCAGTTGGTTTGTTAGACAGCTGTGTTGTGCTGTAATGTTGAGTGACTGTTTGGTATGACAGCGGCCCCCCTGGGAGGCGGGAACAGTCAGCCAGTCACAGTGCTGTCATTGGTTTGTTAGAGCTTTCAATCTTTGTGGACCACAGATAACAGAGAACAGATATATATCTCTCTCCACCGCAGTCTGTTATAGTTGACTCCATTCTGCTCTATTCTATTCTGTTCATGAAAGTGAGACCCTTTCCTCTCagtttcagcagttcagtggccTTTGTTCCATTCTGATGATCAGCTTGTCTTAGTGATCACTGGTTTCATATACAGACCAGTGACCAGCAAGCAGTTGGTGattaggtgctttgctcaaaGGCACCTCAGTCGGACACTGAGGGAGGAGGCAGTCCTGttccttccctccctctgcCTTCAATTTATTGGCTGGCCACTATTTAACCAgtgaccttccagtcccaagcctgTTCTTTAACCATTAAGTCACAGCTGGCCCCTTAAGACCACGAATGCCCCTCTCCCACCAACATCAGTTGCTTGAGTAAAGCTCATTTGTAGTGAAAGACATGgctgaattattttaaaatgaacagcACAGTGATTAACTTGTTTTGGTTATATATTTAATTCCAGTCCATTGATGTAGTTGCCTTCAGCAATAAGGATGTTaaccacttttaaaattattattattattatattattattatttgtgctACTTTACAGAGTTGACACATTCAAGACAATTTagcattgtttttaaaggttcaGCAAGTGTTCAACTAAGCTAACATCCCTTTGTCTGTTGCTTAGTAACAAGAAACTTCAAAGCACTTTGATAAATATTATTGTGCAGAAACTAGAGACCACCCTTCAATTAAATAACTTCCTGCCTTATGTCTACTACGTGTAAGTTATTTATTATCCAGGAAATATTTCTGTGCATATACGACAATGTATTGACATAAAGATGGAGACAATAAGTTTAAAATGTAGCTTTCAAATCAGGACACAATTATAAAGGTTTATGAACGGTTTAAAAACCTGTAtgttacatggttattaattaggttgtaaacaccttaaaggtcattaatagtaatttgtaacacagaaactgaaaagaaaactgacctcttttttgtctaataGTGAAAGTGTCAGAACTTATTCAAAATGTCAATGCTAAGACCcgagaatgtgaatttaagaCAAAATATGGTCAGTATCTGGCAAGATCTGTGTAGATGACTGTGGGTTTACTATTTGACACACAACAGGTCAATGTTGCCTTTTCAATCTATGTGATATAACTGATTATGAATTACTAATAATGTGAAAACAACATAAATACTAACTATTAATACAAGCACCTGTAGAAGCGGGCAGCCATCCTTGGTGTCTGGGGAGTGTTTAGGGAATTAAGTGTCTTGCTCAATGGCACTCCAGCCATGCATGTTCCTGCCAGTCACGGGtatgaaccagcaaccttcctgTACGAAGCCAGGCTCTTTAAAATGGAGAAAGAAATAAGGTGTTACTTGTTTCAAAGGTGTGTTCACTTTATAGAGCAGTCCTCTATGCTGGGCCAATAAATCTCTTGCTGATAAGCTTTCTTATTTCCCATATCTGAAGTGCCACTCAGGCATTCTGCCTTTTCTCTGACATCATTGTCCAACAACAATACACAGTGTCATATTACTAActttactgtgtgagtgtgtgtgtttgttttagtaCTCGagtgtatgtctgtctgtcacAGTTGATGCACAACAACAATAGGGAACTCATCAGTTTttaacaaactgtgtgtgttgtaggtttGTTCCTCCCCAGCTGTGATGAGGATGGCTACTACAGGAAGCTGCAGTGTGACCAGAGCAGAGCAGAATGCTGGTGTGTTGACCCACATGGCAGTGAGGTCGCGGGGTCCCGTGTTCATGGTAACCCTGACTGTGGTGAGTGTCACCTGCACGCATGTCGTTGCTgtcaaatgaaaaacatgtatctcccaaaatagtaactttacaggcgAAGGGAaattctggaacatttctattggtccattcatcatgacatcttttacacaatgtgaaggacaaaaaaaaatccacaaaaatggaggtgcatgtttttaattggagagCAAAGAtatgtgttgtttgtttatttatttataatgagATCATTTATATGGAGAAGGCGTACTGGCTGAACTCCCACCAGCTTGAGCCCCCAGTGAGCTAAAATTCCTGCAAGCCTGCTTTTGCTAAAATCTGTTGCTGCTGCATTTTGTACAAGTGTTAGAGGATGCATGTTTGTTATAGAAAATCATTGCAGTGATCAATTCTCCTTGTAACAACTGCAAGTACAATTTGTTTCTGCATTGCTTAAAGGCCTAACTAgcaatatttctcattatgGTATTCAgttgtatttatattatttattaaaaaaaagttcattCATGTTTTCATTCTAGATTTGACATATGATataaaattgagaaaaactgtctTTCATCATACCCCTCCACTCGCTCCTCTTCTTCTATCTATCTTCTTCTTAATTATCACACCTACTTCTCCTCTCACTCCCATTCTTCCTCCTACCCCTCCCCCGATTCCATCTTCTCTCACATTTTCCCTTCTTCCTCTGTCTTACACATATTCTTCATCACCTTCATTTTacatacccctcctctcactcctcttcttcctccaattcccttcccccactactccaatgtatataaggccctcctaaaatatttggtgttagaCTGGATCGGGACCAGACTGGACTGAGAGCAGACTGGATTGGGTACAGAATGAACTGGCtatagactgaactggtgacaaactgatgatCAAAATGTGCCcatgcttttctgcatgcacgtgAAGGAAAGctctgaacctccagtttccaaacttcagatcatcctgagatagaATGTGATCACCCAGTTGTACTCATACACgatcctgtgtatgtgtaaataaactccagtcaacgccgaactccagtctcctgttcaatgccgaatttctaacaAGTGCCTTTTCTGGGATTCTGATGAAGCTGCAAACGTTTTACGACAGTCACCGAGAAATATCTGATAAACGTATTCGTTTGTCAACAGTGTGTTGTCTTTCAAAAAGAATGTAAATGTACAACCACATTTTTGTCGGTGTAGCTATAAAAATAATCTTTGTATTTCCTAATTACGTTTCCTATGAGTGTTTTTCTTACAAATTCACTGTAATCAGAAAATGGACTTGAGTGAATGACTAGTTAATTCTGGCTGCCTAACCCTACTCTATACAGGTGCCCTCTGACCCtaattctgttcatttttctgGTGCAGATGAAATAGTGGGCTACTCTGGGGACTTTGGCAGTGGTGTGGGATGGgaggatgaagaagaaaaagagacagaggagaatGGAGAGGAGgctgaggaggaagaggaggcggAGCCTGGAGAGACTGATGACGGAGGATACATCtggtagaaaaaaataaaactcactCTCACCATGACATTATGTTTGTCCTCCACAAAGACCATCTGTTGAAATCGGTACTAAATCATATTTAGTCTTGCTTGGTTGAAGCTTTTGAAAAGGCTGAACATGAGATTCGACAAATATAATATGCACTAAAACTTTTCTTTGAAATCTAAATAGCAAAAAAATCGAACGAAAACATACCTTCATGGCCATTCCTAAACATATGAAACTGATCAGGCGCACAATGGAAACAAACAATCCTACTCAAACCTGCATATCGTA from Hoplias malabaricus isolate fHopMal1 chromosome 3, fHopMal1.hap1, whole genome shotgun sequence carries:
- the LOC136692879 gene encoding testican-2-like isoform X2 — its product is MAGMRNLVCLQLLALTLVSSSTQSDSKSGKEAGNAGNFMEDEQWLATISQYSRKIKHWNRFRDEVEDDYVRNVEDPQGSEESVDTTKDPCQKVKCSRHKVCVAQGYQRAMCINRKKLEHRVRHVNCKPCQLSTANPVCGSDGHNYASQCKLEQQACMSGKELSVKCAGPCPCISEAVPKPETEMVPAPKPESCTGQDLADLGDRLRDWFQLLHGNAKMNNSGRQGSETASVFERNLVAGCKDSIGWMFSKLDTSNDLYLDHSELSAINLEKYEVCIRPFFNSCDSYRDGKVSTAEWCLCFWREKPPCLAEIERIQVQEASKKKPGLFLPSCDEDGYYRKLQCDQSRAECWCVDPHGSEVAGSRVHGNPDCDEIVGYSGDFGSGVGWEDEEEKETEENGEEAEEEEEAEPGETDDGGYIW
- the LOC136692879 gene encoding testican-2-like isoform X1, with the protein product MAGHHIPVQPQDKALEPLQRRVDTTKDPCQKVKCSRHKVCVAQGYQRAMCINRKKLEHRVRHVNCKPCQLSTANPVCGSDGHNYASQCKLEQQACMSGKELSVKCAGPCPCISEAVPKPETEMVPAPKPESCTGQDLADLGDRLRDWFQLLHGNAKMNNSGRQGSETASVFERNLVAGCKDSIGWMFSKLDTSNDLYLDHSELSAINLEKYEVCIRPFFNSCDSYRDGKVSTAEWCLCFWREKPPCLAEIERIQVQEASKKKPGLFLPSCDEDGYYRKLQCDQSRAECWCVDPHGSEVAGSRVHGNPDCDEIVGYSGDFGSGVGWEDEEEKETEENGEEAEEEEEAEPGETDDGGYIW